Within Eschrichtius robustus isolate mEscRob2 chromosome X, mEscRob2.pri, whole genome shotgun sequence, the genomic segment TATGTGATTCTTGTTCAATCTCAATGaatacttatattttaaataaataataatggtcCTAAGTACATAGATTTCTAATGTGACtgctttacagagaaaaaaaagcctTCAGATATAACTTATACTGTACTGGCACATCCATCTTAATATATTCTAATAGCATACATATCTGTGATCGATATGAGTATATGCACTGGATATATCACATAAAAATATCAATGCTGAATGTAGAAGGGAACAATAAATCTCATAGCTACCCTGGGATGTGGAAGTGGAAGAACCTACTAATAGGCAAAACAGAATAGGTACTTTACTTGGAGGTAGAAGGTCCAAGAGCTGATTAGTCTCCATTTGTTTTATGAAAATATCTTGATTTGTTTTCAGGGTGCATCTGACAAGATCTAGATGACCACCAGGAACTTCAGTTCCCACCAAATTTCTTGATATCAACCTTACTGAGAGGCAGCCAGTCTTTTATCCTCAAACTTAGTGAGttcaatttgtttttgttttctttttaaggtaTCCTCTAAAACATAGACTCTGTTTATTGTTTTACCTTGATTATCACTGTGCTGATTGCTGATATATCTTGGTAAAGAGCTGCTTTAATTGACAATCTTGAACAGATCAAACTCAGTTAAACTCAGCAAGGACCCACTCCTTGAAATTTGGGGAGTGTATAAATACACTGAAGAAGGGAGTAAGAAAAAATAGACTAGAGAATCAAGAAATAAATCTTGAGGAATGCCTACAtttaaatgttagaaaaaaaaagtaaaattaggtTAGGATAAAAGAAGCAGAAGGGTAACAAACTATCACATGGTAACAGAAATCAAAGAATCGTGTGCTTAAAAGTACAGGAAGATAAAGTACTTAGAGTTCCATGACTTTAGTTGAACAACACTAGAGAGTGGAACATACAGAACAAAATCTCATTGTGATCATGGTcctcagtaaaaataataataataataaagaaaaaatttaattatcaAGTGCTTGAGAGAAAAAACTTAatattaaattttggaaaaaatacttAATGGTTAAATTGTAAgttaaatatgaatataaaataacaaaaaaaagaccATCAGTATTAGAACAGAAAAAACATATTAtgtgaataaagaaaagaaagttgaaCAGGGGAGGTGAAGTCAACTTATAGAGAGTCTCTGAAGACTGCAGTATGAGATAAAGGTCTATGCCACTTTATATCCTTAAATCCAGCTGACCTATCCATAAATTCTGTCTAGGTTAGCTCATAAAAGCTAGCCAtaaaaaatgggagaaattttGTTAAATTCTCAGCTTCCTCCAGATTTGTTTTCAGCCCACTTTCACCTGCCTTTCCACCATTGCCTTCAGTAAGAAACTTTCCTATCCATGTTTCTAACTCTGAAGAAATCTTCCAACTCATATCTTCTCAAGTACCCTCATAGAGAGGAATGGGAAATATATGGCTCAGAAAGTTAGTATTCACTGAAAGTGTTTGAGCAGGTAGGTGGCATAAGGAAAGAAACAGGTAAGAGGAGAGGAGTGAGCTGAGAGTTTAGAATCAGAATTCAACTACTTTTAGCAGTAAAGGAAGCATGATGTGATTATCAGTTTGATTAGTGCTGAGGCAATGAGAATGAAAAGGAAGTGGTgaatttgaaagatattttaataaatgacTCAGAGTTTGGACTTCACTATTCAGCTTTCTACTCTCTTACCTGCTCTGCCTTGCCCTCCCACATAATTcataattgtttttctttacatACATATTGCTTTAAAAGAACagataaaagaacaaaacaatttttttttaattccaagggAAAAATAGCTAGTTCTCCATACAAATTCAGCCATTTCATTTTCACATAGGTCTTGATTCTCTCTTAAACATATATActcattaaaaaaagacaaaacaaaacaaaacaaaacaaaaagaaaactgtctTCTACTTTATCCTCATTTAAAAATCCCAGGTCAGTATTTGgatctattttattaaataaaaattctatttaatttaCCATCCAAAAGGGAATAATTAGGCTTCCTACTGGGAACTATATGCACTGTAGTGCAGAGAGTACATTCCTATATTAACTAGATGAAAGTTTATGTTATTCTAAATTTATACAAGTTTCAAAAGTAAGTAATGAGACCACCTATTTAATAGGAGTCAAATTTGCCctcagttttcatttttccttattttattttgtgagtCTGTGACTCTGATGTTAAAAATgtgagaaatacatatatatttaaaggtgTGTGAAAGCTCAGGAATAACACATCCACATATTTTTTCCAGGATTAAACTGGTTTCTTATGAAGTAGAGCATTCCTCAATTTAATAGATCGTTGTCTTCTTTTTCATAAATAGAACTCAGGATGAATTCTCCTACTAAAGAAGGAAGTAATCCAGCTGACAGTGCtctcaaaaatttagaaaatgaggCTCCAAATGACTGCAGTGCAGATATAGAACCTTCATTTGCTGATTCTAATATGATTTCTCAGGTGGAAAGCAACCCAATGAACAGGGCGCTAGATGCAGCAACTTCCCAGGAGCATGCTGTTCCTCAAGCAGCAGAAAATACTGAGCTTGAAGTAGAAGAAACCCAAAAAGATTCTCAAAAAGAAGATTTTAAAGAAGATGAGTCCTTTCTAATTCAGGTTCCCATTCCTAGAACATGGGTTTTGCTCATGTCAGGATTAGGGAGAATTACCTGAGTATCCCACtagtaaaaattgataaaaacagTCCCTTACCTAACAGAGCAAGATTCTACTCAGGAAAAGTGGAGATGAAAACAAGTGATTTCTGTCATAACACCATAAATTACAAAATTTCTCTCCAACTCTCAATTTCATGGAGAAGAATCCCATTTATTAACAATCATGAGAAGAATGATTCTCCATCTGCTCTGTGGTAGACATTTCTCTCAGGCTACAGGTCGTCAAAATACCATGTGGGTGAAGCAAAAGTATATAGCATGTCTTCCTCATCCAAATGTCCTCACTCACGGTGAGAGAACCATAATATTTGGAAGACCTTTGAGGGTGTACTATTACCGTCCCTTCATTGAGAGAATGACACCATGAACATTTTACAAATTAACTGATACTAAAGGAAAGGATGGATTCCACATTTTTGTGAGGCCTGTGCTCTGTATCTCACAAGCCCAAATTCAAAACACATTTAACTGAAAAGCTTTGGAGGATCATTTGAGATCTCACCACAACATGAGGGTTGTGATTATAAACACCAATAATGGTTGGAAATAACTATGCCCCGTCTGCGGAAGTAGTTTCAACAATTTGATTGAATTTAGACAACATTCCTGCAGCTTTCCTGAGAATTAACTTCAACTgagacaaattaattttaaaatttaacttctaaaaaatttataatttgacAACCAAATTGAGGCAAAATTGTACGAACATAAATTTTAATAGTGTTAGATGGAGTTgcagaaaggaacacaaaataAGATATATCAAAAAGAATCACCATTGAGAAGAGAGGAACAACTCATAAGGAAACCTCTGTCTAAACTCTGCTATTACAAACAGATCATCAAAATATCAGGCCCTGGATCTGTATATAGTCAGCAATTGAACTAGGAAAATATATGCACTTTCTTAATATCCACTTCTGCTGAAAGAAAGTATTGTTAATATTATCAGATTCCAAGTTCACAGGATTCtgacaacaatagcaaacataTATTGGAGGGCTAGACAAAGTCCTACCAGGTGTTTCTAGAGACTCTGCTAAATTTGATATCTGAAACATTCTTcataaattcaataaaaataattttaaagacataGAAAGTTGCATTGTGTGCTTACAACTAGATAAAAATTTCTGTGGGTAGAAAAAAGTTTCAAGCATTATAAATGTGCTGTGTTTAGATAATAATGTTGatgattcaaaataaaaattaaactcattaaaagaaaataatgtggTAGAAGTGAAATTATTTGAGATAGAAGTGAACAAATATTAAACTGGTAGCATAAGATAGTAATCATTTTTTCATGGATAGCTTCATCATTGCCTATGATCACCACTCACATTTTACGTTCCACCCATATACAGGTATACCTTGGAGAAATTGcaagttcagttccagaccactgcaaaaagtgaatatcacagtaaagtgagtcacacaaatttgttttgttttccagtgcatataagAGTTATGTCTGCACTATaccatagtctattaagtgtgcaataacatatctaaaaaatcaatttacatacttaatttgaaaaatactttattgctgaaaaatgctaGTCTTTATCTGAACCTTTAGCATGTCAATCTTTTTGATGGTGGAGagtcttgccttgatgttgatggctgctgactgatcaagATAGTAGTTACTAAGGGTTGGGGTGGCCgtagcaatttcttaaaataagacaacaatgaaattTGCCACATTGACGGACTCTTTCTTCCAtcaatgatttctctgtagcatgtaatgccatttgataacattttacccacagtagaacttcatTCAAAATTGAAGTCAATCCTCTCAAAgtctgccactgctttatcaactaagtttatgtaatattctaaacccCTTAGTTGtattttcaacaatcttcacGGCATCTTCcacaggagtagattccatctcaagaaaccttttttttttttttttgatcatccATAAGAAGTAACTCCTCATTCATTGAATTTTATCATGATATTGCAACAATTCATTCACATCTTCAGGTTCCACTTCTAATTATAATTCTCTTGCTAATTCCACCTCATCCGTAGTGACTTTATCCACTGAAGTCCTGAACCCTTCAATGTTACCTATTAAgtttggaatcaacttcttccaaactcctgttaatattGATATGTTGACCTCATctcatgaatcacaaatgttcttaacaGCATCtaaaatggtgaatcctttccagaaagttttcaGTTTACTTTGCCAAAATCCA encodes:
- the CPXCR1 gene encoding LOW QUALITY PROTEIN: CPX chromosomal region candidate gene 1 protein (The sequence of the model RefSeq protein was modified relative to this genomic sequence to represent the inferred CDS: inserted 2 bases in 1 codon; substituted 3 bases at 3 genomic stop codons) yields the protein MNSPTKEGSNPADSALKNLENEAPNDCSADIEPSFADSNMISQVESNPMNRALDAATSQEHAVPQAAENTELEVEETQKDSQKEDFKEDESFLIQVPIPRTWVLLIPLPNRARFYSGKVEMKTSDFCHNTINYKISLQLSISWRRIPFINNHXRRMILHLLCGRHFSQATGRQNTMWVKQKYIACLPHPNVLTHGERTIIFGRPLRVYYYRPFIERMTPXTFYKLTDTKGKDGFHIFVRPVLCISQAQIQNTFNXKALEDHLRSHHNMRVVIINTNNGWKXLCPVCGSSFNNLIEFRQHSCSFPEN